From Oreochromis aureus strain Israel breed Guangdong linkage group 4, ZZ_aureus, whole genome shotgun sequence, a single genomic window includes:
- the metrnla gene encoding meteorin-like protein, with translation MLTPMLASLLPLFLLFRISFCQYSSDQCSWKGSGLTHEGHTRDVEQVYLRCSQGSLEWLYPTGAIIVNLRPNMVSPATARLSVCIKPSAESSGTNIYLDRNGKLRLLLPEQDQAQGKVHCFGIQEGALFIEAVPHMDISRRITAFQYELVSDRHKAGPHLLGASCQPCSDTEVLLAVCTSDFVARGSIRKVDQEEEHSSVTVEISHLYRQKTHVFVSGGVRVRTWTGRIKMPLECGVRSGEGEFLFTGAVRFGEAWMGCAPRYKDFLRLYHEAQQQGTNPCHVDTN, from the exons ATGCTCACCCCGATGCTGGCCTCCTTGCTGCCGCTTTTCCTTCTCTTTAGGATTTCTTTCTGCCAATACTCAAGCGACCAGTGCAGCTGGAAGGGCAG CGGTCTGACCCATGAAGGCCACACCAGGGATGTGGAGCAGGTGTACCTACGTTGCTCCCAAGGCTCTCTAGAGTGGCTTTATCCCACAGGGGCCATCATCGTCAACCTCCGACCCAACATGGTCTCTCCTGCCACCGCTCGGCTCTCTGTCTGCATTAAACCCTCCGCCGAGTCCAGCGGCACCAACATCTACCTGGACCGCAACGGCAAGCTGAGGTTACTGCTGCCTGAGCAGGACCAGGCTCAGGGCAAGGTGCACTGCTTCGGCATTCAGGAAGGGGCGCTCTTTATTGAGGCCGTCCCCCACATGGACATCAGTCGGCGGATTACGGCGTTCCAGTATGAGCTGGTCAGCGACAGGCACAAGGCGGGGCCGCACTTGCTCGGTG CGTCCTGTCAGCCCTGCAGTGACACTGAAGTGCTTCTAGCTGTCTGCACAAGTGACTTTG TGGCACGAGGCAGCATTAGGAAGGTGGATCAGGAGGAGGAGCACTCATCTGTCACTGTGGAGATCAGTCACCTTTACAGACAGAAAACCCACGTCTTTGTATCTGGGGGTGTGAGGGTACGGACCTGGACTGGCCGTATCAAAATGCCCCTTGAGTGTGGGGTGAGGTCCGGTGAGGGGGAGTTTCTGTTCACTGGGGCCGTGAGGTTTGGGGAAGCCTGGATGGGCTGCGCCCCACGCTACAAAGACTTCCTGCGGTTGTATCATGAAGCACAGCAGCAGGGCACCAACCCCTGTCACGTGGACACTAACTGA